The sequence GCCGAAAAAACCCAGGCCGAGGTCTGGGTTTTTTTTTACCCGGTCATGGAGGTGAGCCATGTTTGATCAAGAGATCCTCCCCGTTGGCTTGACCTTTGACGACGTGCTTCTCGTGCCCGCCGAGTCCGCCGTGTTGCCGCGCGACACCGACATCAAAACGCGCTTGACCGAACGGATCGAGTTGAACATCCCGTTGCTCAGCTCGGCCATGGACACGGTGACGGAATCGCGCACCGCGATCGCGATGGCTCAAGAGGGAGGCATGGGCTTCATCCACCGCAACATGACGGTGGCGGCGCAGGCGGCCCAGGTCGAGAAGGTAAAAAAGTTCGAGAGCGGCATGATCACCGACCCGATCACCGTGCGCCCGGACCAGATGATCGCCGAGGCGAGAGAGATCATGCACAAGTACGGCATCTCGGGTCTGCCGGTGACTCAGAACGGACGGCTCGTCGGCATTTTGACCAACCGCGATCTGCGTTTCGAAAAGCGGCTCGACCGTCCGGTTTCGGAAGTCATGACCAAAGAGAATCTCGTCACCGCGCGGCCGGGCGTCGATCTCGACGAGGCCAAGGAGATACTCCACCGCCACCGGATCGAAAAGCTACTGGTCGTCGATGAAAAATTTCACCTCAAGGGATTGATCACGGTCAAAGATATCGAGAAGAAAACCCAGTTTCCCTCCGCTTGCAAGGACGCGGGAGGACGGTTGCGCGTCGGAGCCGCGGTCGGCGTCGGACCGGATTCGGAAGAAAGAGTGGAGGCGTTGGTCAAGGCCGGCGTGGACGTGATCGTGGTGGACACGGCGCACGGACACTCGAAGAACGTCCTCGACAGCGTGCGCTTCATCCGCCGCCGCCATCCCGATCTCAATCTCCTCGCCGGCAACGTCGCGACCGAAGAAGGAACCTCCGCTCTCATCGAAGCCGGCGTCAACGGCGTAAAAGTCGGAGTCGGTCCCGGCTCGATCTGCACCACGCGCGTGGTGTCGGGAGTCGGCGTGCCGCAGATCACGGCGATCGCGAGCTGCGCCAAGGCCGCAGCGCGCCACAACACGCCGGTCATTTCGGACGGCGGCATCAAATATTCCGGCGACATCACCAAGGCCCTGGCCGCCGGCGCCCATACCGTGATGATCGGGAGCCTCTTCGCCGGCACCGAGGAGAGTCCCGGCGAAACTATTCTCTATCAGGGAAGAACTTACAAAGTTTATCGCGGCATGGGTTCTCTGGGCGCGATGAAAGAGGGCAGCAAAGACCGCTACGGCCAGGGCGACGTCGACGAAGAAGCGAAGCTGGTGCCGGAAGGAATCGAGGGCCAGGTTCCTTACAAAGGATCTCTTTCCTTCAACATCCATCAGCTCGTCGGCGGGCTCCGCGCCGGGATGGGTTATCTCGGCTGCCGCACGGTCGCAGAGCTAAGAGCTAAGGCGCGCTTCATCCGGATTACTATGGCCGGACTCAAGGAAGGGCACGTCCACGACGTGTTCATCACCAAAGAAGCGCCGAATTATCGGGCGTAAAAACGTGACTCGTGTTCGTGTCTCGTGCTCGTGGAAAATTCATATGACGGGTACCTGACGATCACGAACACGATCACGATCACGA comes from Candidatus Binatia bacterium and encodes:
- the guaB gene encoding IMP dehydrogenase — protein: MFDQEILPVGLTFDDVLLVPAESAVLPRDTDIKTRLTERIELNIPLLSSAMDTVTESRTAIAMAQEGGMGFIHRNMTVAAQAAQVEKVKKFESGMITDPITVRPDQMIAEAREIMHKYGISGLPVTQNGRLVGILTNRDLRFEKRLDRPVSEVMTKENLVTARPGVDLDEAKEILHRHRIEKLLVVDEKFHLKGLITVKDIEKKTQFPSACKDAGGRLRVGAAVGVGPDSEERVEALVKAGVDVIVVDTAHGHSKNVLDSVRFIRRRHPDLNLLAGNVATEEGTSALIEAGVNGVKVGVGPGSICTTRVVSGVGVPQITAIASCAKAAARHNTPVISDGGIKYSGDITKALAAGAHTVMIGSLFAGTEESPGETILYQGRTYKVYRGMGSLGAMKEGSKDRYGQGDVDEEAKLVPEGIEGQVPYKGSLSFNIHQLVGGLRAGMGYLGCRTVAELRAKARFIRITMAGLKEGHVHDVFITKEAPNYRA